A region from the Canis lupus dingo isolate Sandy chromosome 9, ASM325472v2, whole genome shotgun sequence genome encodes:
- the JPT1 gene encoding jupiter microtubule associated homolog 1, with protein MTTTTTFKGVDPNSRNSSRVLRPPGGGSNFSLGFDEPSEQPVRRNKMASSIFGTPEENPPSWAKSAGAKSSGGIEDSESSGPQRRNSSEGNSGDFLDLKGEGNIHENVDTDLQASLGQSEEKPVPAAPVPSPVAPAPVPSRRNPPGGKSSLVLG; from the exons atgaccaccaccaccaccttcaaGGGAGTCGATCCCAACAGCAGGAATAGCTCTCG GGTTTTGCGGCCTCCGGGCGGTGGATCCAATTTTTCATTAGGCTTTGATGAACCATCAGAACAACCTGTGAGGAGGAACAAAATGGCATCCAGcatctttgggacacctgagGAAAATCCTCCTTCATGGGCCAAGTCGGCAG GTGCCAAGTCTAGTGGTGGCATAGAGGATTCTGAGTCATCTGGACCCCAGAGAAGGAACTCTTCTGAAGGGAACTCTGGAGACTTCTTAGATCTGAAG ggagaaGGCAACATTCATG AAAACGTGGACACAGACTTGCAGGCCAGCCTGGGGCAGAGTGAGGAGAAGCCTGTGCCCGCTGCCCCTGTGCCCAGCCCGGTGGCACCGGCCCCAGTGCCGTCCCGAAGAAACCCCCCTGGCGGCAAGTCCAGCCTTGTCCTGGGTTAG